The proteins below come from a single Syntrophorhabdaceae bacterium genomic window:
- a CDS encoding bifunctional acetate--CoA ligase family protein/GNAT family N-acetyltransferase, giving the protein MGTLSSIFDPRSVALIGASDVEGSVGRVTLENLLGSKHIKAYPVNPHKEMLLGRECYSDVGSVPGHTDLAVIATPARGVPGIVEECGKAGVGGVVIISGGFKETGAEGIALERQISDIRKRYAMRILGPNCLGFVRPNAGLNTMFIETAPPPGDIAFISQSGALGAAILDWAEEAHVGFSMFASLGSMMNVGFGDVIDFLGEDLDTRSILIYMEGVGDARQFMSAARAFALRKPIIVLKPGRFAESAKAARSHTGVMAGDDAIYEAAFKRVGVVRVMEIAALFDAAAALNSQRLPGGPRLAIVTSAGGPGVMATDALMDRGGELARLAPETVEALNNALPAYWSKGNPVDLLGDADIARYEKAIGACLADPGVDGVLVIYVPMKTAKSEDVARAVMDSAKETGKPVIAAWMGGRQVRAGREMLVQNNIPAYDTPEQAVKTYVNMFRYKRNLGLLYETPSELPERGAPDKAPLREIIRGAALEGRTLLNERESKDFLVSYGIPTTLPRITRTVEEALRLAKEIGYPLVIKIVSPDISHKSDVGGVIVGVNSDDQLKEAYAGMTEEVKERAPEAAIKGIALQKMVGAVDYELILGSKRDKDFGSVILFGMGGTTAELIRDFSIALPPLNQTLAKRLMEETKAYRLVQGYRGKTPANLEEIERILVAFSNLIVDFPEITEIDINPLAVSHGTPCALDARIVLETQPIDYPSPYPHLVITPYPARLITDWKLPDGTRVVLRPIKPEDEPLERELFASLSQETLRKRLFSSFGEITHERLVLFCNIDYDRQLALVAEITENGRRKIIGVARLFADLDKKSGEFALVIHDGFQRRGLGYKFMQILIERAKKKGLDEMVGEVLTENEKMLGLARKLGFTRKWLEGGVTRVTLPLK; this is encoded by the coding sequence ATGGGTACCCTTTCCAGTATTTTTGATCCCAGGAGCGTGGCATTGATAGGCGCATCCGATGTCGAAGGGTCGGTGGGCCGAGTAACCCTCGAAAACCTGCTCGGTTCAAAGCATATAAAGGCCTATCCCGTGAATCCCCATAAGGAAATGCTCCTTGGGCGCGAATGTTATTCGGATGTGGGCAGCGTTCCCGGGCACACGGACCTTGCGGTGATTGCCACACCCGCGCGAGGGGTTCCCGGCATCGTGGAAGAATGTGGAAAGGCCGGTGTAGGCGGCGTCGTGATAATCTCCGGCGGCTTCAAGGAAACGGGCGCCGAGGGCATCGCCCTGGAGCGTCAGATATCCGATATAAGAAAACGATACGCCATGCGTATCCTGGGGCCGAACTGCCTCGGATTTGTAAGGCCCAATGCGGGGCTCAATACCATGTTTATCGAAACCGCTCCTCCGCCGGGGGACATTGCCTTCATATCCCAGAGCGGCGCCCTGGGAGCGGCCATACTCGACTGGGCAGAGGAGGCCCACGTGGGCTTCAGTATGTTTGCGTCCCTTGGCTCGATGATGAATGTCGGTTTTGGGGATGTCATAGATTTCCTGGGTGAGGACCTGGATACAAGGAGCATCCTTATCTACATGGAAGGGGTCGGAGACGCGCGACAGTTCATGAGCGCTGCACGGGCTTTCGCCCTGCGGAAGCCGATCATTGTCCTCAAACCGGGAAGGTTCGCCGAAAGTGCAAAAGCGGCCCGGTCCCATACGGGCGTCATGGCAGGAGACGATGCGATCTATGAAGCGGCATTCAAGAGGGTCGGCGTAGTGAGGGTAATGGAGATAGCGGCTTTATTTGACGCCGCCGCGGCTCTGAACTCTCAGAGGCTGCCCGGGGGACCCCGGCTTGCCATCGTGACGTCAGCCGGCGGACCGGGCGTCATGGCAACCGATGCCCTTATGGACCGGGGAGGGGAACTGGCCCGGCTTGCCCCGGAAACCGTCGAGGCATTGAACAACGCTCTTCCCGCGTACTGGAGTAAGGGCAATCCTGTCGATCTGCTCGGGGATGCCGACATTGCCAGATACGAGAAGGCAATCGGGGCATGTCTCGCTGACCCGGGAGTGGACGGTGTGCTCGTCATCTACGTCCCCATGAAAACTGCAAAGTCCGAAGACGTTGCCCGGGCCGTAATGGACAGTGCAAAAGAAACCGGGAAGCCGGTCATCGCGGCCTGGATGGGGGGCAGACAGGTGAGAGCCGGAAGGGAGATGTTGGTTCAAAACAATATCCCCGCCTATGACACACCGGAGCAGGCGGTGAAGACGTATGTCAATATGTTCAGATACAAAAGAAACCTGGGGCTGCTCTATGAGACGCCTTCGGAATTGCCGGAGCGGGGAGCCCCCGACAAAGCGCCGCTGAGAGAGATTATCAGGGGCGCCGCCCTGGAGGGAAGGACGCTTCTTAACGAGAGGGAGTCTAAAGACTTCCTTGTTAGTTATGGCATCCCTACAACCCTTCCCCGCATAACCCGGACCGTGGAAGAGGCCCTCCGGCTGGCAAAGGAAATAGGGTACCCCCTGGTGATCAAAATCGTCTCGCCTGATATATCACACAAAAGTGACGTGGGCGGCGTGATCGTAGGGGTTAACTCCGATGACCAGCTCAAAGAAGCCTATGCGGGAATGACTGAAGAAGTGAAAGAGCGCGCCCCTGAGGCGGCTATAAAGGGCATTGCCCTTCAGAAGATGGTGGGGGCTGTCGATTACGAGCTTATCCTCGGGTCAAAAAGGGATAAGGATTTCGGTTCCGTGATCCTCTTCGGGATGGGAGGGACGACCGCGGAGCTTATCCGGGATTTCTCCATAGCCCTGCCTCCCCTTAACCAGACGCTCGCAAAACGGTTGATGGAGGAGACAAAGGCCTATAGGCTGGTTCAGGGCTATCGGGGCAAAACACCCGCGAACCTTGAGGAGATTGAGAGAATCCTCGTCGCTTTCTCCAATCTCATAGTCGATTTCCCCGAAATCACGGAAATCGACATAAACCCCCTTGCCGTATCGCATGGCACACCCTGCGCCCTCGATGCCCGGATCGTCCTTGAAACGCAACCCATCGATTACCCATCCCCCTATCCTCACCTGGTAATCACCCCCTATCCGGCACGTCTTATCACTGACTGGAAGCTTCCCGATGGAACCAGGGTAGTGCTGAGGCCCATAAAGCCTGAAGACGAGCCCCTGGAGCGGGAACTATTTGCGAGCCTGTCCCAGGAAACGCTCCGGAAAAGGCTCTTCTCTTCCTTCGGAGAGATCACCCACGAGCGACTAGTTCTCTTCTGCAACATAGACTACGACAGGCAACTGGCTCTTGTCGCGGAGATCACTGAAAACGGGCGCCGGAAGATAATAGGCGTGGCAAGACTTTTTGCGGACCTCGACAAGAAGTCGGGTGAATTCGCCCTGGTTATCCATGACGGTTTTCAAAGACGTGGGTTGGGCTACAAGTTCATGCAGATCCTGATAGAGAGGGCGAAGAAAAAGGGACTTGACGAGATGGTCGGAGAAGTATTGACAGAGAACGAGAAGATGCTCGGCCTTGCAAGAAAACTGGGGTTCACGCGAAAATGGCTG